From the genome of Monomorium pharaonis isolate MP-MQ-018 chromosome 2, ASM1337386v2, whole genome shotgun sequence, one region includes:
- the LOC105832105 gene encoding NEDD8-activating enzyme E1 regulatory subunit isoform X1 encodes MASPESKSPEQSEKNRKYDRQLRLWGDHGQVALEAAHVCLINATGLGTEVLKSLVLPGIGAFTIVDGKKITEEDIGANFFLEADTVGKSRAQVATQMLLEMNPDVTGDYIDEEPEQILSNSPDFFNSFTVVVATALTEKTLILLSKRLWELNIPLIVCKSLGFIAYMRIQIKEHTVIETHPDNETPDLRLDRPFDSLKKHIDSINLDEMNFKDHCHVPYLVILYKYLEKWISVHGALPKTYKEKQQLRDMIKSGMRRDEHDSSNSEENFEEAMSAVNKCIRVSDIPDNVINILNDDRCVNLTAKSSSFWIIAKAVRDFIDNEGRGLLPLKGTLPDMTADTEKYIALQQIYHKQASADVEAVWRRTLQLLRQLGRSSDSISEKDVKLFCRHAANIHVEKGSCIADEYDPKVFDTNIIVQNLENPESMMLYYVMLRGVDKFQAEYNSYPGEFDDQVEPDIVKLKTCLTKLLSEWGCGPLAKDDYVHELCRFGGAELHSVSAFLGGLAAHETIKLITKQYKPVHNTFLYDAVTATSGTFFF; translated from the exons ATGGCATCTCCCGAGTCAAAATCGCCCGAACAGTCCGAGAAAAATCGGAAATACGATCGTCAATTGAG ATTATGGGGTGACCATGGCCAAGTGGCTCTAGAGGCTGCTCATGTCTGTCTCATAAATGCCACCGGACTTGGCACAGAGGTACTGAAATCGCTAGTGCTTCCAGGTATAGGAGCGTTCACTATAGTCGAtggcaaaaaaattacagaagaAGATATCGGAGCTAA CTTTTTTCTAGAAGCAGATACTGTTGGAAAATCTAGAGCGCAAGTAGCTACTCAAATGCTCTTAGAGATGAATCCAGATGTAACTGGCGATTACATTGACGAAGAGCCTGAACAAATTTTATCCAACAGcccagatttttttaatagcttcACCGTGGTTGTGGCAACTGCACTAACTGAAAA aacgTTGATTCTTCTGTCGAAAAGACTTTGGGAACTGAATATTCCTCTGATAGTATGTAAGAGTTTAGGCTTTATCGCATATATGCGCATTCAAATAAAGGAGCATACGGTTATAGAGACTCATCCGGATAACGAAACGCCAGATTTACGCCTGGATAGGCCATTTGATAGTTTGAAGAAACATATAGATTCCATAAATCTAGATGAAATGAACTTCAAAGACCATTGTCACGTACCATATTTAGTTATCTTGTATAAATACTTAGAAAAGTGGATATCAGTGCACGGCGCTTTACCGAAAACATATAAAGAGAAGCAGCAACTCAGGGATATGATAAAAAGCGGTATGAGACGTGATGAGCACGACTCGTCTAATAGCGAGGAGAATTTTGAGGAAGCTATGTCAGCTgtaaataaatgcataagaGTGAGCGATATTCCcgataatgttataaatattttaaacgatgATCGTTGTGTTAATTTGACAGCAAAG agTAGTTCTTTTTGGATTATTGCGAAAGCAGTGCGTGATTTCATCGATAATGAAGGGAGAGGATTACTACCACTTAAGGGTACTCTGCCTGATATGACTGCAGACACTGAGAAATACATTGCACTCCagcaaat TTATCATAAACAAGCCTCGGCAGATGTGGAAGCCGTATGGAGGCGCACTTTGCAGTTACTACGTCAATTGGGAAGATCATCAGATTCGATTTCAGAAAAGGATGTCAAGCTGTTTTGCAGACATGCTGCTAATATTCACGTAGAAAAAGGCAGCTGCATCGCAGATGAATACGATCCCAAAGTTTTTGATACTAATATTATAG TTCAAAACTTAGAGAATCCAGAGAGTATGATGCTTTACTATGTCATGCTCCGAGGGGTAGATAAATTCCAGGCGGAATATAACTCGTATCCTGGCGAATTTGATGATCAAGTGGAACCCGATATTGTGAAACTTAAA ACATGCCTCACAAAATTGTTGAGTGAATGGGGATGCGGCCCGTTAGCCAAAGACGATTACGTACACGAGCTTTGCCGATTCGGGGGTGCAGAATTGCACTCCGTTTCGGCATTCTTGGGTGGTCTTGCGGCACACGAAACTATAAAGCTCATCACGAAGCAGTATAAACCTGTTCACAATACCTTCCTCTACGACGCCGTCACAGCGACCTCCGGaacgtttttcttttaa
- the LOC105832105 gene encoding NEDD8-activating enzyme E1 regulatory subunit isoform X2: MAKKLQKKISELKADTVGKSRAQVATQMLLEMNPDVTGDYIDEEPEQILSNSPDFFNSFTVVVATALTEKTLILLSKRLWELNIPLIVCKSLGFIAYMRIQIKEHTVIETHPDNETPDLRLDRPFDSLKKHIDSINLDEMNFKDHCHVPYLVILYKYLEKWISVHGALPKTYKEKQQLRDMIKSGMRRDEHDSSNSEENFEEAMSAVNKCIRVSDIPDNVINILNDDRCVNLTAKSSSFWIIAKAVRDFIDNEGRGLLPLKGTLPDMTADTEKYIALQQIYHKQASADVEAVWRRTLQLLRQLGRSSDSISEKDVKLFCRHAANIHVEKGSCIADEYDPKVFDTNIIVQNLENPESMMLYYVMLRGVDKFQAEYNSYPGEFDDQVEPDIVKLKTCLTKLLSEWGCGPLAKDDYVHELCRFGGAELHSVSAFLGGLAAHETIKLITKQYKPVHNTFLYDAVTATSGTFFF; the protein is encoded by the exons AtggcaaaaaaattacagaagaAGATATCGGAGCTAA AAGCAGATACTGTTGGAAAATCTAGAGCGCAAGTAGCTACTCAAATGCTCTTAGAGATGAATCCAGATGTAACTGGCGATTACATTGACGAAGAGCCTGAACAAATTTTATCCAACAGcccagatttttttaatagcttcACCGTGGTTGTGGCAACTGCACTAACTGAAAA aacgTTGATTCTTCTGTCGAAAAGACTTTGGGAACTGAATATTCCTCTGATAGTATGTAAGAGTTTAGGCTTTATCGCATATATGCGCATTCAAATAAAGGAGCATACGGTTATAGAGACTCATCCGGATAACGAAACGCCAGATTTACGCCTGGATAGGCCATTTGATAGTTTGAAGAAACATATAGATTCCATAAATCTAGATGAAATGAACTTCAAAGACCATTGTCACGTACCATATTTAGTTATCTTGTATAAATACTTAGAAAAGTGGATATCAGTGCACGGCGCTTTACCGAAAACATATAAAGAGAAGCAGCAACTCAGGGATATGATAAAAAGCGGTATGAGACGTGATGAGCACGACTCGTCTAATAGCGAGGAGAATTTTGAGGAAGCTATGTCAGCTgtaaataaatgcataagaGTGAGCGATATTCCcgataatgttataaatattttaaacgatgATCGTTGTGTTAATTTGACAGCAAAG agTAGTTCTTTTTGGATTATTGCGAAAGCAGTGCGTGATTTCATCGATAATGAAGGGAGAGGATTACTACCACTTAAGGGTACTCTGCCTGATATGACTGCAGACACTGAGAAATACATTGCACTCCagcaaat TTATCATAAACAAGCCTCGGCAGATGTGGAAGCCGTATGGAGGCGCACTTTGCAGTTACTACGTCAATTGGGAAGATCATCAGATTCGATTTCAGAAAAGGATGTCAAGCTGTTTTGCAGACATGCTGCTAATATTCACGTAGAAAAAGGCAGCTGCATCGCAGATGAATACGATCCCAAAGTTTTTGATACTAATATTATAG TTCAAAACTTAGAGAATCCAGAGAGTATGATGCTTTACTATGTCATGCTCCGAGGGGTAGATAAATTCCAGGCGGAATATAACTCGTATCCTGGCGAATTTGATGATCAAGTGGAACCCGATATTGTGAAACTTAAA ACATGCCTCACAAAATTGTTGAGTGAATGGGGATGCGGCCCGTTAGCCAAAGACGATTACGTACACGAGCTTTGCCGATTCGGGGGTGCAGAATTGCACTCCGTTTCGGCATTCTTGGGTGGTCTTGCGGCACACGAAACTATAAAGCTCATCACGAAGCAGTATAAACCTGTTCACAATACCTTCCTCTACGACGCCGTCACAGCGACCTCCGGaacgtttttcttttaa